From a single Nicotiana tomentosiformis chromosome 2, ASM39032v3, whole genome shotgun sequence genomic region:
- the LOC104091385 gene encoding abscisic acid receptor PYL11-like, translating into MVKLYHTHELSPKQCSSMLVQTIDAPLPLVWSLVKKFDKPQCYKNFISSCTLLSGDGGVGSIREVTLVSGFPGKKSIERFDFLDDEMHVCVFSVVNADHSFLNFKSTITLEEEEEEEEEDGGKVLSSTGKSTVAIESYVVDFPENSCKDDTCEVTDNILRWQLRSLAWVAENMAISGVSSLDLKKT; encoded by the coding sequence ATGGTCAAACTTTACCACACTCATGAACTCTCACCAAAACAATGTTCTTCAATGCTAGTCCAAACCATAGATGCACCTCTTCCCTTGGTATGGTCTTTGGTCAAAAAATTCGACAAGCCACAATGCTATAAGAACTTCATCAGCAGCTGCACTTTACTTTCTGGTGATGGTGGTGTTGGGAGTATAAGGGAAGTGACGTTAGTTTCTGGATTTCCTGGTAAAAAAAGCATAGAAAGGTTCGATTTTCTTGATGATGAAATGCATGTTTGTGTGTTCAGTGTTGTTAATGCCGATCACAGTTTCTTGAACTTCAAATCTACTATCActttggaagaagaagaagaagaagaagaagaagatggcgGCAAAGTATTGAGCAGTACTGGGAAGAGTACAGTGGCTATTGAGTCTTATGTTGTGGATTTTCCTGAAAATAGTTGTAAAGATGATACATGTGAGGTGACTGATAATATCTTGAGATGGCAACTTAGATCTTTAGCCTGGGTAGCTGAAAATATGGCTATTTCTGGAGTTTCTTCTTTGGATTTGAAGAAAACATGA